From Nicotiana tabacum cultivar K326 chromosome 20, ASM71507v2, whole genome shotgun sequence, one genomic window encodes:
- the LOC107793386 gene encoding uncharacterized protein LOC107793386 isoform X1 — protein sequence MEENIQRMEEKIEEQKATIRQEVVADVLARLQCSGIDIDANIILAALGDNSLGEASFAQQATLQPIRRPSTNINKEGQLIPVYLVAADSRIMTTLLSVIALELAPSMRVMNLVENMEC from the exons aTGGAGGAGAATATACAAAGAATGGAGGAAAAAATTGAGGAACAAAAGGCAACTATCCGTCAAGAAGTTGTTGCAGATGTCCTTGCACGACTTCAGTGTTCAGGAATTGATATTGATGCTAACATTATTCTAGCGGCATTGGGTGATAATTCTCTAGGAGAAGCTTCTTTTGCACAACAAGCAACTTTACAACCAATCCGTCGTCCATCTACTAATATCAACAAAGAAGGCCAACTCATTCCAG ttTACTTGGTTGCTGCGGATTCACGAATCATGACTACTCTGTTGAGCGTGATTGCCTTGGAACTGGCTCCTTCTATGAGGGTAATGAATCTGGTGGAGAATATGGAGTGCTAG
- the LOC107793386 gene encoding uncharacterized protein LOC107793386 isoform X2 — protein MEENIQRMEEKIEEQKATIRQEVVADVLARLQCSGIDIDANIILAALGDNSLGEASFAQQATLQPIRRPSTNINKEGQLIPGMFELSKLPLSSSSVSNFHD, from the exons aTGGAGGAGAATATACAAAGAATGGAGGAAAAAATTGAGGAACAAAAGGCAACTATCCGTCAAGAAGTTGTTGCAGATGTCCTTGCACGACTTCAGTGTTCAGGAATTGATATTGATGCTAACATTATTCTAGCGGCATTGGGTGATAATTCTCTAGGAGAAGCTTCTTTTGCACAACAAGCAACTTTACAACCAATCCGTCGTCCATCTACTAATATCAACAAAGAAGGCCAACTCATTCCAG GGATGTTTGAACTAAGCAAATTACCATTGAGCAGTAGTTCTGTTTCCAATTTCCATGACTGA
- the LOC107793386 gene encoding uncharacterized protein LOC107793386 isoform X3, whose translation MEENIQRMEEKIEEQKATIRQEVVADVLARLQCSGIDIDANIILAALGDNSLGEASFAQQATLQPIRRPSTNINKEGQLIPGAVIADESSDEDLT comes from the exons aTGGAGGAGAATATACAAAGAATGGAGGAAAAAATTGAGGAACAAAAGGCAACTATCCGTCAAGAAGTTGTTGCAGATGTCCTTGCACGACTTCAGTGTTCAGGAATTGATATTGATGCTAACATTATTCTAGCGGCATTGGGTGATAATTCTCTAGGAGAAGCTTCTTTTGCACAACAAGCAACTTTACAACCAATCCGTCGTCCATCTACTAATATCAACAAAGAAGGCCAACTCATTCCAG GTGCAGTGATTGCAGATGAAAGCAGTGACGAAGACCTTACTTGA